The Raphanus sativus cultivar WK10039 chromosome 2, ASM80110v3, whole genome shotgun sequence genome includes a region encoding these proteins:
- the LOC108842351 gene encoding non-specific lipid transfer protein GPI-anchored 29 isoform X2: MAVFSASFPLLLLFLSVSSLSVNGNTVECSAVIPTMAKCLPFVMIGSQLDKPATECCSVLKTVLETKAECLCEGLKSSGAFGITLNTTKAATLPAACKLNAPPMSACSSSTKPPASAPVPAAGPSKGLGPGLSTAPAPSPSHSNHGSSISVLSFAISGALVILFARI; encoded by the exons ATGGCCGTATTCTCCGCCTCGtttcctctcctcctcctcttcctctctgtTTCCTCTCTTTCTGTTAACGGAAACACCGTCGAGTGCTCCGCCGTGATCCCAACCATGGCGAAATGTTTGCCTTTCGTGATGATCGGGAGCCAACTGGATAAACCCGCGACCGAGTGCTGCTCCGTTCTCAAAACCGTGCTCGAAACGAAAGCTGAATGTCTGTGCGAAGGGTTGAAGAGCAGTGGCGCCTTTGGAATCACTCTGAACACCACTAAAGCCGCTACTCTTCCCGCTGCTTGCAAACTTAACGCCCCTCCGATGTCTGCTTGTTCAT CGTCTACTAAACCTCCTGCTAGTGCGCCAG TTCCTGCAGCTGGACCATCAAAAGGATTGGGACCAGGTTTGAGCACTGCTCCAGCTCCAAGCCCATCTCATAGTAACCATGGATCTTCAATATCTGTCTTGTCATTTGCAATCAGCGGCGCATTGGTCATATTGTTCGCTCGTATCTAA
- the LOC108843218 gene encoding RNA polymerase II transcriptional coactivator KIWI isoform X2 — protein sequence MSWRGKRKDNDVRATDDESETHAPAKKVAKPADSSDEADDIVVCTISKNRRVSVRNWNGKIWIDIREFYVKDGKTLPGKKAKISLFCHVLTLTKFVIMLQVSL from the exons ATGTCGTGGAGAGGAAAACGAAAAGACAATGATGTCCGAGCAACAGATGACGAATCTGAAACCCACGCGCCGGCTAAGAAAGTCGCAAAGCCAGCCGACTCCTCCGACGAGGCTGACGACATCGTCGTCTGCACt ATATCTAAGAATAGGAGAGTCTCTGTGAGGAACTGGAACGGCAAGATTTGGATTGACATTCGTGAGTTCTATGTCAAGGACGGCAAAACTCTTCCCGGCAAGAAAG CTAAAATTAGTTTGTTCTGTCACGTGTTGACATTGACAAAGTTTGTTATAATGTTGCAGGTATCTCTCTAA
- the LOC130507946 gene encoding uncharacterized protein LOC130507946 translates to MQEVRANTPRGMPVGVCYNCAQPGHISRDCPNERQGRQGAGPRVRCHRCGQEGHVIRDCRAPPGGNAGGVQPQQQREQAGRPRAYAAEGREGPEPIAGTAGREQE, encoded by the exons ATGCAGGAGGTGCGGGCGAATACACCCCGGGGAATGCCGGTGGGAGTGTGTTACAACTGCGCCCAACCAGGACACATCTCGAGAGATTGTCCGAATGAAAGACAGGGACGCCAGGGAGCGGGTCCTAGAGTGCGATGTCACCGTTGCGGGCAGGAAGGACATGTCATCAGAGACTGCCGAGCACCGCCGGGAGGAAATGCGGGAGGGGTGCAGCCACAACAGCAGAGAGAGCAGGCTGGGAGACCCCGAGCTTACGCGGCTGAAGGCCGTGAAGGGCCTGAACCGATCGCGG GTACGGCTGGGAGGGAGCAGGAGTAG
- the LOC108842351 gene encoding non-specific lipid transfer protein GPI-anchored 29 isoform X1 — MAVFSASFPLLLLFLSVSSLSVNGNTVECSAVIPTMAKCLPFVMIGSQLDKPATECCSVLKTVLETKAECLCEGLKSSGAFGITLNTTKAATLPAACKLNAPPMSACSSSTKPPASAPAPVPAAGPSKGLGPGLSTAPAPSPSHSNHGSSISVLSFAISGALVILFARI; from the exons ATGGCCGTATTCTCCGCCTCGtttcctctcctcctcctcttcctctctgtTTCCTCTCTTTCTGTTAACGGAAACACCGTCGAGTGCTCCGCCGTGATCCCAACCATGGCGAAATGTTTGCCTTTCGTGATGATCGGGAGCCAACTGGATAAACCCGCGACCGAGTGCTGCTCCGTTCTCAAAACCGTGCTCGAAACGAAAGCTGAATGTCTGTGCGAAGGGTTGAAGAGCAGTGGCGCCTTTGGAATCACTCTGAACACCACTAAAGCCGCTACTCTTCCCGCTGCTTGCAAACTTAACGCCCCTCCGATGTCTGCTTGTTCAT CGTCTACTAAACCTCCTGCTAGTGCGCCAG CTCCAGTTCCTGCAGCTGGACCATCAAAAGGATTGGGACCAGGTTTGAGCACTGCTCCAGCTCCAAGCCCATCTCATAGTAACCATGGATCTTCAATATCTGTCTTGTCATTTGCAATCAGCGGCGCATTGGTCATATTGTTCGCTCGTATCTAA
- the LOC108843217 gene encoding NAD-dependent protein deacylase SRT2 isoform X2 has translation MIRALGGVATDMFTMCQPLRSRGNLVMLFKGCRRFVRTTCRVSIPGGSLGNELKAPPRFLRDKKIVPDADPPHKEDIHKLYQLFEQSKRLTILTGAGISTECGIPDYRSPNGAYSSGFKPITHQEFTRSSRSRRRYWARSYAGWRRFTAAQPGPAHTALASLERAGRINCIITQNVDRLHHRAGSDPLELHGTVYTVMCLDCGFSFPRDSFQDQLKALNPKWAEALESIDHGEPGSEKTFGMKQRPDGDIEIDEKFWEESFHIPVCEKCEGVLKPDVIFFGDNIPKERAAQAMEAAKQSDGFLVLGSSLMTMSAFRLVRAAHEAGAVTAIVNIGVTRADDIVPLKISARILPRVLDVGSLGVPAL, from the exons GGTGTTGCTACAG acaTGTTCACCATGTGTCAACCACTTAGGTCTAGAGGAAACTTGGTGATGCTGTTTAAAGGATGTAGACGGTTTGTGAGAACAACATGCCGAGTTTCAATCCCTGGTGGTTCTTTGGGGAATGAATTAAAGGCACCTCCGAGGTTTCTTAGGGATAAAAAGATAGTTCCAGATGCTGATCCTCCTCATAAGGAAGATATCCATAAGCTGTATCAACTTTTTGAGCAAAG TAAAAGACTCACCATCTTGACTGGAGCTGGGATTAGCACTGAATGTGGCATCCCTGATTATAGAAG TCCCAATGGAGCATACAGTTCTGGTTTCAAGCCAATTACCCATCAG GAATTCACTCGATCAAGCCGATCTCGTAGGCGGTATTGGGCAAGGAGTTATGCTGGATGGAGACGGTTCACTGCAGCACAACCAGGTCCAGCTCACACTGCTTTAGCATCACTAGAGAGAGCTGGACGAATTAATTGTATCATAACACAAAACGTTGACAG gTTGCATCATCGTGCTGGGAGTGATCCGCTTGAATTACACGGCACAGTATATACTGTTATGTGCTTAGACTGTGGCTTCTCTTTTCCCCGAGACTCGTTTCAGGATCAGCTAAAAGCTCTCAATCCTAAG TGGGCAGAAGCTTTAGAAAGTATTGATCATGGAGAACCAGGATCAGAGAAGACCTTTGGCATGAAACAAAGACCTGATGGTGATATTGAGATTGACGAGAAGTTTTGGGAAGAAAGTTTTCATATACCAGTTTGCGAGAAATGCGAAGGAGTACTAAAACCTGAT GTTATCTTCTTTGGAGACAATATCCCAAAGGAAAGAGCTGCTCAAGCAATGGAAGCTGCGAAACAGAGCGATGGATTTCTAGTGTTGGGTTCGTCTTTGATGACAATGTCCGCTTTTCGTCTCGTCAG AGCGGCTCATGAAGCTGGTGCAGTGACTGCAATTGTAAATATTGGCGTTACCAGAGCTGATGACATTGTTCCTTTGAAAATCAGTGCAAGG ATATTACCCAGAGTTCTTGATGTGGGATCACTCGGTGTTCCAGCTCTATAG
- the LOC108843217 gene encoding NAD-dependent protein deacylase SRT2 isoform X3 yields MFTMCQPLRSRGNLVMLFKGCRRFVRTTCRVSIPGGSLGNELKAPPRFLRDKKIVPDADPPHKEDIHKLYQLFEQSKRLTILTGAGISTECGIPDYRSPNGAYSSGFKPITHQEFTRSSRSRRRYWARSYAGWRRFTAAQPGPAHTALASLERAGRINCIITQNVDRLHHRAGSDPLELHGTVYTVMCLDCGFSFPRDSFQDQLKALNPKWAEALESIDHGEPGSEKTFGMKQRPDGDIEIDEKFWEESFHIPVCEKCEGVLKPDVIFFGDNIPKERAAQAMEAAKQSDGFLVLGSSLMTMSAFRLVRAAHEAGAVTAIVNIGVTRADDIVPLKISARVGEILPRVLDVGSLGVPAL; encoded by the exons aTGTTCACCATGTGTCAACCACTTAGGTCTAGAGGAAACTTGGTGATGCTGTTTAAAGGATGTAGACGGTTTGTGAGAACAACATGCCGAGTTTCAATCCCTGGTGGTTCTTTGGGGAATGAATTAAAGGCACCTCCGAGGTTTCTTAGGGATAAAAAGATAGTTCCAGATGCTGATCCTCCTCATAAGGAAGATATCCATAAGCTGTATCAACTTTTTGAGCAAAG TAAAAGACTCACCATCTTGACTGGAGCTGGGATTAGCACTGAATGTGGCATCCCTGATTATAGAAG TCCCAATGGAGCATACAGTTCTGGTTTCAAGCCAATTACCCATCAG GAATTCACTCGATCAAGCCGATCTCGTAGGCGGTATTGGGCAAGGAGTTATGCTGGATGGAGACGGTTCACTGCAGCACAACCAGGTCCAGCTCACACTGCTTTAGCATCACTAGAGAGAGCTGGACGAATTAATTGTATCATAACACAAAACGTTGACAG gTTGCATCATCGTGCTGGGAGTGATCCGCTTGAATTACACGGCACAGTATATACTGTTATGTGCTTAGACTGTGGCTTCTCTTTTCCCCGAGACTCGTTTCAGGATCAGCTAAAAGCTCTCAATCCTAAG TGGGCAGAAGCTTTAGAAAGTATTGATCATGGAGAACCAGGATCAGAGAAGACCTTTGGCATGAAACAAAGACCTGATGGTGATATTGAGATTGACGAGAAGTTTTGGGAAGAAAGTTTTCATATACCAGTTTGCGAGAAATGCGAAGGAGTACTAAAACCTGAT GTTATCTTCTTTGGAGACAATATCCCAAAGGAAAGAGCTGCTCAAGCAATGGAAGCTGCGAAACAGAGCGATGGATTTCTAGTGTTGGGTTCGTCTTTGATGACAATGTCCGCTTTTCGTCTCGTCAG AGCGGCTCATGAAGCTGGTGCAGTGACTGCAATTGTAAATATTGGCGTTACCAGAGCTGATGACATTGTTCCTTTGAAAATCAGTGCAAGGGTTGGTGAA ATATTACCCAGAGTTCTTGATGTGGGATCACTCGGTGTTCCAGCTCTATAG
- the LOC108843217 gene encoding NAD-dependent protein deacylase SRT2 isoform X1 has protein sequence MIRALGGVATDMFTMCQPLRSRGNLVMLFKGCRRFVRTTCRVSIPGGSLGNELKAPPRFLRDKKIVPDADPPHKEDIHKLYQLFEQSKRLTILTGAGISTECGIPDYRSPNGAYSSGFKPITHQEFTRSSRSRRRYWARSYAGWRRFTAAQPGPAHTALASLERAGRINCIITQNVDRLHHRAGSDPLELHGTVYTVMCLDCGFSFPRDSFQDQLKALNPKWAEALESIDHGEPGSEKTFGMKQRPDGDIEIDEKFWEESFHIPVCEKCEGVLKPDVIFFGDNIPKERAAQAMEAAKQSDGFLVLGSSLMTMSAFRLVRAAHEAGAVTAIVNIGVTRADDIVPLKISARVGEILPRVLDVGSLGVPAL, from the exons GGTGTTGCTACAG acaTGTTCACCATGTGTCAACCACTTAGGTCTAGAGGAAACTTGGTGATGCTGTTTAAAGGATGTAGACGGTTTGTGAGAACAACATGCCGAGTTTCAATCCCTGGTGGTTCTTTGGGGAATGAATTAAAGGCACCTCCGAGGTTTCTTAGGGATAAAAAGATAGTTCCAGATGCTGATCCTCCTCATAAGGAAGATATCCATAAGCTGTATCAACTTTTTGAGCAAAG TAAAAGACTCACCATCTTGACTGGAGCTGGGATTAGCACTGAATGTGGCATCCCTGATTATAGAAG TCCCAATGGAGCATACAGTTCTGGTTTCAAGCCAATTACCCATCAG GAATTCACTCGATCAAGCCGATCTCGTAGGCGGTATTGGGCAAGGAGTTATGCTGGATGGAGACGGTTCACTGCAGCACAACCAGGTCCAGCTCACACTGCTTTAGCATCACTAGAGAGAGCTGGACGAATTAATTGTATCATAACACAAAACGTTGACAG gTTGCATCATCGTGCTGGGAGTGATCCGCTTGAATTACACGGCACAGTATATACTGTTATGTGCTTAGACTGTGGCTTCTCTTTTCCCCGAGACTCGTTTCAGGATCAGCTAAAAGCTCTCAATCCTAAG TGGGCAGAAGCTTTAGAAAGTATTGATCATGGAGAACCAGGATCAGAGAAGACCTTTGGCATGAAACAAAGACCTGATGGTGATATTGAGATTGACGAGAAGTTTTGGGAAGAAAGTTTTCATATACCAGTTTGCGAGAAATGCGAAGGAGTACTAAAACCTGAT GTTATCTTCTTTGGAGACAATATCCCAAAGGAAAGAGCTGCTCAAGCAATGGAAGCTGCGAAACAGAGCGATGGATTTCTAGTGTTGGGTTCGTCTTTGATGACAATGTCCGCTTTTCGTCTCGTCAG AGCGGCTCATGAAGCTGGTGCAGTGACTGCAATTGTAAATATTGGCGTTACCAGAGCTGATGACATTGTTCCTTTGAAAATCAGTGCAAGGGTTGGTGAA ATATTACCCAGAGTTCTTGATGTGGGATCACTCGGTGTTCCAGCTCTATAG
- the LOC108827904 gene encoding uncharacterized protein LOC108827904 — protein sequence MATTEQSGIENQEVQPNQVAPGFVGAIEEKYKKLRDHAEAYPYVWGSYTVVYGGLFLWTAYRWRKLRRTEDRVRGLQTKLRKLVQDEQATAVTASKSAQSLDKSSSVSDKTSLP from the coding sequence ATGGCGACTACGGAGCAGAGCGGGATAGAAAACCAGGAAGTCCAACCAAACCAAGTGGCTCCTGGTTTTGTAGGAGCAATTGAAGAAAAGTACAAGAAACTGAGAGATCACGCTGAAGCTTATCCATATGTTTGGGGTTCTTACACTGTTGTCTACGGCGGTCTTTTCCTTTGGACTGCTTATCGATGGAGGAAGCTGAGGAGAACCGAGGATCGAGTTCGTGGCCTTCAGACCAAACTTAGGAAACTCGTCCAAGACGAACAAGCTACTGCGGTAACAGCTTCTAAATCTGCTCAATCACTGGACAAGTCTTCTTCTGTTTCTGACAAGACATCACTGCCTTGA
- the LOC108842349 gene encoding putative pectate lyase 2: protein MVRFLALTLIQVFIVLFVANVLDSTELNVMDKCWRPNPHWRKTRNQLARCSVGFAGKMTGNIGKGVTQYKVTDPSDDPLNPKPGTLRYGATLIKGKKWITFKRNMKIKLHKPLLISSFTTLDGRGVSVHLSGPACLIVYKATDVIIHGLKIHDCKAHAPSSVMGPDSKIIQLGQVDGDAIRLVTAKKVWIDHNTLYDCEDGLLDVTRGSTDVTVSNNWFRNQDKVMLLGHDDGYVRDKDMRVTVVFNHFGPNCNQRMPRVRYGYAHVANNYYQGWTQYAIGGSMSPRVKSESNYFVAPKSGRKEITWKKRSQGDQMQWKFYSVNDYFENGACFGLGKGIGKARPNYGPSQRFTVANAKTVKELTSSAGALHCTRNSVC, encoded by the exons ATGGTAAGGTTCTTGGCCCTAACGTTGATTCAAGTCTTCATCGTTTTGTTTGTGGCAAATGTCTTGGATTCCACGGAACTAAATGTAATGGACAAATGTTGGAGACCAAACCCGCATTGGCGTAAAACCCGTAATCAGCTGGCTCGGTGTTCTGTCGGGTTCGCAGGAAAGATGACCGGAAACATCGGCAAAGGAGTCACACAATACAAAGTAACCGACCCTTCTGATGatcctctaaaccctaaaccaggAACCCTAAGATACGGAGCAACGCTCATCAAAGGCAAAAAATGGATCACGTTCAAAAGAAACATGAAGATCAAACTTCACAAACCGCTACTAATCAGCAGCTTCACGACACTCGATGGTCGCGGTGTTAGCGTTCATCTCTCCGGTCCCGCTTGTCTCATAGTCTACAAAGCCACCGATGTGATCATTCACGGACTCAAAATCCATGATTGTAAAGCTCATGCACCGAGCTCGGTGATGGGACCAGACTCAAAGATCATTCAGCTTGGACAAGTGGATGGGGATGCGATTAGGCTAGTCACGGCTAAGAAAGTGTGGATCGACCACAACACGTTATATGATTGCGAAGACGGTCTATTAGACGTCACAAGAGGGAGTACTGACGTCACGGTTTCCAACAACTGGTTTAGGAACCAGGACAAGGTCATGCTTCTTGGACATGATGATGGCTATGTAAGAGACAAAGATATGAGAGTCACTGTTGTGTTTAATCACTTTGGTCCTAATTGCAACCAGAGAATGCCAAG AGTGAGATATGGATATGCTCATGTTGCGAATAACTATTACCAAGGATGGACCCAATACGCTATTGGAGGAAGCATGAGCCCTCGCGTGAAGAGCGAATCAAACTATTTCGTCGCACCAAAATCTGGACGCAAAGAG ATAACTTGGAAGAAACGTAGCCAAGGTGATCAAATGCAATGGAAATTCTACTCGGTGAATGATTATTTCGAGAACGGAGCTTGTTTCGGCCTAGGGAAAGGTATTGGAAAAGCCCGGCCCAATTATGGCCCATCTCAGAGGTTCACAGTAGCGAACGCTAAGACCGTTAAAGAACTCACTTCTTCAGCTGGAGCGTTACACTGTACCAGAAACTCCGTCTGTTAG
- the LOC108843218 gene encoding RNA polymerase II transcriptional coactivator KIWI isoform X1 yields the protein MSWRGKRKDNDVRATDDESETHAPAKKVAKPADSSDEADDIVVCTISKNRRVSVRNWNGKIWIDIREFYVKDGKTLPGKKGISLSVDQWNTLRDHAGDIDKALSDLS from the exons ATGTCGTGGAGAGGAAAACGAAAAGACAATGATGTCCGAGCAACAGATGACGAATCTGAAACCCACGCGCCGGCTAAGAAAGTCGCAAAGCCAGCCGACTCCTCCGACGAGGCTGACGACATCGTCGTCTGCACt ATATCTAAGAATAGGAGAGTCTCTGTGAGGAACTGGAACGGCAAGATTTGGATTGACATTCGTGAGTTCTATGTCAAGGACGGCAAAACTCTTCCCGGCAAGAAAG GTATCTCTCTAAGCGTCGATCAG TGGAACACTCTCCGGGACCACGCAGGGGATATCGACAAGGCGCTCTCTGATCTTTCTTAG
- the LOC108842348 gene encoding NAC domain-containing protein 82, with protein sequence MGKTQLAPGFRFHPTDVELVRYYLKRKVLGKKLLVDAIAELDIYKFEPSDLPDKSYIKSGDLKWHFFCPREKKYSTGVRANRATACGYWKTTGKERDVLCNGEVAGKIKTLVYHFGKSPRGERTDWVMHEYRLEDKVLTQKNVPQDTYVLCVLFKKDGPGPRNGAQYGAPYKDEDWSDEEHDTGVPATNAPAVLHGETSLVVASSSHVPNKDCFVGMIAESCVSDFLQATTTASDLPQLNDAANTPLSAAAPLLDSNSIASLAPPTLEAPNNDDDLYSMLLDLFVDEDEYFRFSEFNNTEMRHDPNVSAPICLGEGEDIFSELPEFSNMQHTSVPRTPSYDLIENSELYLDLQDLTAPLAPPQIGNVSDSYLSHQGQFDFSTAANDEDPYGFSASMGQGPDMKKRFETKNSPQPFRSTPMSEMLVFTNQQKH encoded by the exons ATGGGGAAAACTCAGCTGGCTCCTGGATTCCGGTTTCACCCCACTGATGTCGAGCTCGTGAGATACTACTTGAAGAGGAAGGTGTTGGGGAAAAAGCTCCTCGTTGATGCAATTGCTGAGCTCGACATTTACAAGTTCGAACCCTCTGATTTACCTG ATAAGTCGTATATAAAGAGTGGGGATCTGAAGTGGCACTTCTTCTGCCCAAGGGAAAAGAAATATTCAACTGGAGTTAGGGCAAACCGTGCTACTGCCTGTGGTTACTGGAAGACCACAGGGAAGGAGAGAGATGTTCTGTGCAATGGGGAAGTTGCGGGAAAGATTAAGACTCTGGTTTATCATTTTGGTAAGTCACCTCGTGGGGAGCGGACTGATTGGGTTATGCATGAGTACAGGCTTGAAGACAAGGTTCTGACACAGAAGAATGTTCCTCAG GATACTTATGTGCTGTGTGTTCTATTCAAGAAAGATGGACCGGGACCTAGAAATGGAGCGCAGTACGGAGCTCCGTATAAGGATGAGGACTGGAGCGATGAGGAACATGATACTGGTGTTCCTGCTACCAACGCTCCGGCAGTTCTTCACGGAGAAACCAGTCTTGTTGTGGCGTCCTCCTCGCATGTCCCTAATAAGGATTGTTTTGTTGGCATGATAGCTGAATCGTGCGTCTCTGACTTCCTACAAGCTACAACAACTGCCAGCGATCTTCCGCAACTGAATGATGCGGCTAACACTCCTCTGTCTGCTGCTGCACCACTTCTTGATTCTAACAGCATTGCCTCTCTGGCACCACCGACCCTTGAAGCTCCTAACAACGATGATGACCTATATTCAATGCTACTGGATTTATTTGTTGATGAGGATGAGTACTTCCGTTTCTCTGAGTTCAACAACACTGAG ATGAGACATGATCCCAATGTCTCGGCTCCAATCTGCttaggagaaggagaagacatATTCAGCGAACTACCAGAGTTCAGCAATATGCAGCACACCAGCGTGCCAAGGACACCCTCTTACGACCTAATTGAAAACTCGGAGCTATACTTGGATCTACAAGATCTCACCGCTCCATTAGCACCACCTCAGATTGGTAATGTCAGTGACTCTTATCTGAGCCATCAAGGCCAGTTTGATTTCTCCACTGCTGCTAATGATGAGGATCCTTATGGCTTCTCTGCTTCCATGGGACAAGGACCAGACATGAAAAAGAGGTTTGAAACCAAGAATTCTCCTCAGCCATTTCGGTCCACTCCCATGTCTGAAATGCTTGTCTTCACAAATCAACAGAAGCATTGA
- the LOC108839129 gene encoding peroxidase 71-like: MNTGAHTIETAACKVITDRLLSINGSFIGLSINPMFLASLQQSCPMGGNGLSRVALDMGSPLVFDTSIFKNILNGSAVLEIDQSLLNVPTIYRMMQQFVTGKRFQTVFMRAMARMSEIEVKTGLNGEIRRNCSRVN; the protein is encoded by the coding sequence ATGAACACAGGAGCGCACACAATTGAAACCGCGGCTTGCAAGGTAATCACGGATAGGTTACTCAGCATCAACGGAAGCTTCATAGGTTTAAGCATCAACCCTATGTTCTTGGCGAGCTTGCAGCAGTCATGTCCCATGGGCGGGAACGGTTTGAGCCGCGTGGCTCTAGACATGGGAAGCCCACTCGTGTTCGACACCTCCATTTTCAAGAACATACTCAATGGAAGTGCAGTCCTCGAGATTGATCAGAGCCTTTTGAACGTTCCGACCATTTACCGTATGATGCAGCAGTTCGTAACTGGAAAGAGGTTCCAGACGGTGTTTATGAGGGCAATGGCTAGGATGAGTGAAATCGAGGTAAAGACAGGGTTAAATGGAGAGATTCGACGGAATTGTTCCAGGGTTAACTAA